The following nucleotide sequence is from Fibrobacter succinogenes.
TGGAATGCAGATAATTCTGGTTCCAAGGTACATGAAGTTTGCTCGAAGAAAGATGAAAATGGCTTGTGCGATTTCCTCGGAAATGTGACCGAATGGGTGAACGACTGGCTTGGCAATTTCCGCGATACATCGATTACGAATTACGTGGGTGGTGTCGATGGTGGTAATCTTGGTGAACGCGTTATCAAGGGCGGAAGCTATAGAACAGAATCTTCTATGATAAACTTGTATGCTCGTGGCGATGTCTATACGGTGACGGGTACAAGTGCTGCCGATTATTTGGGATTCCGTTTGGCGTATGGAAAAATTGAAAATCCGGTTTGGCTCGATGCTTCGGGGGCTGCTGTTGCTTCGAATCTTTCGATTGTTGCTAGCGTAAAAAATATTTCGCCGCTTTTTGGAACCTCAAAATCTAAACTTGCATTTAGAAATGACAATACCAAGAATTTGGTGTTTGTTGATTTTAGAAAAATTTCGCCTGCGATTGTTGAAATTAAGGATACGATAAATGTTTATCATCCGGACATTTCTCCAGACGGAAAGCATGTTGCGTTCTGCACGGGACTTGAAGGAAGTAAAAGTGACGCATCGTCGATTTATGTCCGTGATTTGAATGCCGAAGGTTCTAACCTTGTAAAGTTGGATGTGAAAGGCGCTGCGATTCCGCGTTGGCATGTGCTCGAAAATGGGGATACGGTGATTGTCTATGTGTCCGATGCCGGCAATAATAAGGACGAATCTACGTTTAAATCGGCTTCGACGTGGCAAGTGAAATTTGCTAATGGAAAATTTGGCAAGCCGGAAAAACTTTTCGATGGCGCTTATCATGGCGGTATTAGCGAAGATAAATTGTTGACTGTGACGGGGGCTCGTGTATTGCGCGCTCGTATCGCTGCGAAGGGGGCGACCGTTAAGTCGAAAGCCAAAGATACTTTATGGTATAATGGCGAACAGGCTTGCAATGCTTCTTTGAATAAAACATCGAAACGCACGTTATTCCTTGATTTTGCTAGCGAAACTGGAATCAAATTTGTGGGTTCCAAGTATCGCGTGCATGAACGCTTGTTCATTGCCAATAGCGAAGGGAAGTTGGTCTCGTCTGTAGGCGCTCCATCGGGTTACACGTTTGACCACAGCGAATGGGTACTGAATGATGAAAATGTTGCCGTTGTGACGCTTGCGAATGCTGATGGAGCTCACAAGCAAATCGCGCTGGTGAATACCAAGGATAGCTCGGTAACGGTTCTTGTCGAAGGTGAAGAAATTTGGCATCCGTGCTTCTGGGTATCGACTGGTATTTCCTCGGAATCGTCGAATTGGGATGCGGATAGCGTTGGCGTTTATGTTTCTGCTGCAAATCAGACAAACTCTTTGCTTTCTCATAAAATGCCGATGTTCTGGAAACTCAAAGATTCTGTAGAATTGATAGGGCTTGGAAATTCGCACATGTGGTCGGGCTTTGATCCGTTTGTGATGAGCGTTTCGTCTATGAACATGGGTGTTGTGCCTTGCGATATGCATTGCTCTCATTACCTCTTTAAAAATTATATCATGAATCATGCTTCTAATGTGAAATACATTGTTGTGAGCATTGATCCGGATTTGTGGTCTAATATCGATGAACGCACGGATATCAATGAAGGCAAGGGTGGGGCTCTTGGATTTGAATACGATGAAAACCATGAATTTTACCCAGAAGGCGTTGATGAAAAGTTTGTGGAACTCGTTTTAGAAAATGCTCCTGATGAGTCTGTAATAAAAGAACGCGGGTGGTATGCCGCTAATGATAATAGTGGATGGACCGATGACAACGGCGTGGCTCCTGTTATTGGTGGCGATTCGACGTGGAGTGATTGCTTGTTCAATAAGAATTTTGCCAATTGCTTAGTTGATTTTGACCAAAAAACTTGCATGTCTAATCACATGAATGTCTGTGTTGCCGATACAAGTTTGAACGAGTGCTTGGCTAAACATGAGTTTGGGCAATGCTTGGCCATTTTCTCGGGTGATATAGATAAATTAAAAGATATGGTGCGCTTGGCCAAGGAACGCGATATTATTGTTATTGGCTTGATATTCCCGATTAGCCCGTATTACAAGAAAACGGGGGCTTATGGGCGTCATGGTATGCGCCGTAGTCATGCCGAAAAGCTCATTGACGAAATCAAGACGTGGGCCGAAGGCAAGTCGAACTTCTATGTTTTTGACGAAAATAAGTTAGGCAATCATGATTATCCGTCTTCGATGTCGAATGACTATGACCATCTGAATGAGGCTGGGGCGAAGCAATTCTCGAAGCGTTTGGACTCGTTTATCAAGTCGTTAAATTCGAGTAGCTCTTCGAAAAAGTAGGATTTTGATGAAATGGCCTTTGAGGTCTCTAGAGATGGTTCTGCAAAGTCTGTGGGCGACATTTTTCGCTTTCTAGGGTTGATTTCAGCAACGAAAGTATGCAGAAAAATAAGGTCTGCACCGGTTCCATAAAGGGATTGCGACGAATTCAGGTATCCAAATGACACGTGAGCCCAAATTTTTTTTATTTTTTTTTAAGTTTGAATCTTTGCTTGTAACAGTGAGGTGATATGAAAAAACTGTATTGGGGTTTTGCAATGTTTTTTTCGGTATTGCAGCTTATATCCTGCTCCGATTCCGATGGAGTTTCTGTAAGTCTGAGTGATTTGCCAGAATCTCTTCCTGGAATGGAAAAGATTAAAGCTGTAAATAGCTCTGTTCTGTTGGGCTCAAATGAAGTCTCTGCAAAGGCGGATGAACGTCCGCAAATGAAAGTTGTTTTTACTTATGATTTCTTGTTTGGTAAAAACGAAGTGACTTGTGGTGATTTTAACACGCTCATGAAATCTGCAACAGGGCTTTCTCTTAAATGCGAAAAAAATAGTTTGCCGGCAACAGATGTCACTTATTATGATGCTGTGCTGTACGCGAATGCTCGCAGCAAGGCTGAAAACCTCGATACTGTTTACACATATAACAACGCCTCGCTTGACAACAATAAACATTGTACAAATTTAGATGGCTTTGCGTTCCATCCTGAAAAGAAAGGTTACCGCATGCCGACGGAAGCAGAGTGGATGCTTGTTGCCCAAAGTTATTGGAATTCGTCAGAGGCTTGGATCGCTGAAAACTCTGATTATAAATTGCACGAAGTCTGTAGCAAAGTCAAGTCCGATGTTGCAATTTGCGATATGCTTGGTAATGCCATGGAATGGGTGAATGACTGGCTTGGCAATTTCCGCGATACGACCTTGACCGATTATGTCGGTGCGCCTGATGGCGGTTCCTTGGGACACCGCATTGTAAAAGGTGGTAGTTACCGCAGTTCGTCGGAATCCATCAATAGGTACAATCGTGGCGATGTTTATACGGTGACATCTTCGACTCGTGCTGATTATGTGGGTTTCCGTCTTGCTTATGGTGCGATTCCTGGTGCAACGTGGATGGGGGCCGATGGCAAGGCGGCGACAAGTCGTATTGTGGCTCTTGCAAATTCTGCCAAGATGCGTTCCGAAACGGGAACGTATAAAGTGAAACTGGCGTTTCGCAATGATGTCACGGGTAATATTGCTTTTGTGGATTATTCCAGTGGAATCCTTTCTGTTACAGAAATTTCAGATAAGATAGATTCCTATCATCCTGAGATTTCGCCAGATGGAAAGAAGGTGGCTTTCAGCACGGGGTTTGAAGGAATAAACAGTGATACATCGACCATTTATGTTCGCGATCTGAATGCTGAGGGGTCTAATCTTGTAAAGTTGGAAGTGAAGGGTGCTGCGATTCCGCGCTGGCGCGTCCTTGACAACGGCGATACTGTCATTGTTTATGTGTCGAATCCTGGCAGCAATAAGGAAGACGCATCGTTCAAGTCCACTTCGACTTGGCAGGTGAAATTCGCGAATGGAAAGTTTGGCAAGCCTGAAAAACTTTTCGATGGCGCTTACCATGGTGGCATCAGTGAAGACGATAAACTTGCTGTTACTGGCGCTCGCCTTTTGCGTGCTCGTATAGCAAAGCCGGGCTCGACAATTATGAAATCGGCAATCGATACGGTGTGGTTTGGCGAGGAACAGGCTTGCAATGCATCTCTTGCCAACGATGGCAGCAAGCGTACTTTATTCCTTGATTTCGGAGCCAACGAAAAATCTGGGAAGAACAAGATGGGGCGTGAATTTGTCGGAAAAGATTACGGCACGCATGAACGTTTGCTCATAGCCGATTCGACGGGTAAGCTTGTTCAATCTGTTGCATCTCCGAGCGGCTATTCCTTTGACCATAGCGAATGGACTACGGGTGGCGAGAACCTTGCTGTTGCAACGCTTACGAATGTAAATGGGGCCAATACGAAAATTGTTCTTGTGAATTTGTCTGATAGCTCGGTCGTAGAACTCGCCGAAGGCAATGAACTTTGGCATCCGAGTTTGTGGATCCAGAACACGTCCGCTATCAAAAATGGCAAACTTGATCCCGATAGCGCTGGTGTCTATATGACAGAGACCACGGATATTGCAACTCGAATCATGAAAGTCAAAATGGATTATTTTTGGAAGTATAGGGATACTACGGAGATTGTTATCATCGGTTCTTCGAGATCGTTTGCGGGTATGGATCCTGAAAGCATTAAATTTGGTTTTGCTCTCAATATGGCATACTCGGCGCAGGATCTGGAAAGTACAGCGTTCTTTACGAAAAACTATATCTTACCGTTGATGCCGAAATTGAAAGTTCTTGCATTGACATTGGATTATGACCGTTGGTATGTTAAGGATGAAAATTTTAAAGTTTGGTTTGGTAATATTCCGGGTTATGAATACGATA
It contains:
- a CDS encoding TIGR02171 family protein gives rise to the protein MKKAIFVGTSFLLGSLFLSCSDDSPTQTEMGSSLVCSSQENCTGVTLQEGFALIRSAGKYAEMGTNARSAKANERPQMDVKFSYDFQIGKHEVTCGEFNSLMDGKKGVKLDCEKQSLPATNVTYYDAVLYANAKSKAAGLDTAYSYSSAEFDKKGHCTLLNGFVFKPEVDAFRLPTEAEWIFAAGLSFNVDKSWNADNSGSKVHEVCSKKDENGLCDFLGNVTEWVNDWLGNFRDTSITNYVGGVDGGNLGERVIKGGSYRTESSMINLYARGDVYTVTGTSAADYLGFRLAYGKIENPVWLDASGAAVASNLSIVASVKNISPLFGTSKSKLAFRNDNTKNLVFVDFRKISPAIVEIKDTINVYHPDISPDGKHVAFCTGLEGSKSDASSIYVRDLNAEGSNLVKLDVKGAAIPRWHVLENGDTVIVYVSDAGNNKDESTFKSASTWQVKFANGKFGKPEKLFDGAYHGGISEDKLLTVTGARVLRARIAAKGATVKSKAKDTLWYNGEQACNASLNKTSKRTLFLDFASETGIKFVGSKYRVHERLFIANSEGKLVSSVGAPSGYTFDHSEWVLNDENVAVVTLANADGAHKQIALVNTKDSSVTVLVEGEEIWHPCFWVSTGISSESSNWDADSVGVYVSAANQTNSLLSHKMPMFWKLKDSVELIGLGNSHMWSGFDPFVMSVSSMNMGVVPCDMHCSHYLFKNYIMNHASNVKYIVVSIDPDLWSNIDERTDINEGKGGALGFEYDENHEFYPEGVDEKFVELVLENAPDESVIKERGWYAANDNSGWTDDNGVAPVIGGDSTWSDCLFNKNFANCLVDFDQKTCMSNHMNVCVADTSLNECLAKHEFGQCLAIFSGDIDKLKDMVRLAKERDIIVIGLIFPISPYYKKTGAYGRHGMRRSHAEKLIDEIKTWAEGKSNFYVFDENKLGNHDYPSSMSNDYDHLNEAGAKQFSKRLDSFIKSLNSSSSSKK
- a CDS encoding TIGR02171 family protein, with amino-acid sequence MFFSVLQLISCSDSDGVSVSLSDLPESLPGMEKIKAVNSSVLLGSNEVSAKADERPQMKVVFTYDFLFGKNEVTCGDFNTLMKSATGLSLKCEKNSLPATDVTYYDAVLYANARSKAENLDTVYTYNNASLDNNKHCTNLDGFAFHPEKKGYRMPTEAEWMLVAQSYWNSSEAWIAENSDYKLHEVCSKVKSDVAICDMLGNAMEWVNDWLGNFRDTTLTDYVGAPDGGSLGHRIVKGGSYRSSSESINRYNRGDVYTVTSSTRADYVGFRLAYGAIPGATWMGADGKAATSRIVALANSAKMRSETGTYKVKLAFRNDVTGNIAFVDYSSGILSVTEISDKIDSYHPEISPDGKKVAFSTGFEGINSDTSTIYVRDLNAEGSNLVKLEVKGAAIPRWRVLDNGDTVIVYVSNPGSNKEDASFKSTSTWQVKFANGKFGKPEKLFDGAYHGGISEDDKLAVTGARLLRARIAKPGSTIMKSAIDTVWFGEEQACNASLANDGSKRTLFLDFGANEKSGKNKMGREFVGKDYGTHERLLIADSTGKLVQSVASPSGYSFDHSEWTTGGENLAVATLTNVNGANTKIVLVNLSDSSVVELAEGNELWHPSLWIQNTSAIKNGKLDPDSAGVYMTETTDIATRIMKVKMDYFWKYRDTTEIVIIGSSRSFAGMDPESIKFGFALNMAYSAQDLESTAFFTKNYILPLMPKLKVLALTLDYDRWYVKDENFKVWFGNIPGYEYDKNHGYWQDGLIGDMVAASQAALNPTESEYGMFGYHRGLYYDPAQGWGAPNPEIANDSNWFKIDQSGFDFNLQKLTEILKMARNHDVFVVGVVYPQSRNFLKTNAWGRYGPTRGAAKIMQDAVLELTKTYPNFAVLDEYHDGNHDFAPEAFANEDHLGLIGAQIMASRLDSLLKATMK